A portion of the Fulvia fulva chromosome 1, complete sequence genome contains these proteins:
- a CDS encoding Nuclear localization sequence-binding protein — protein sequence MFALRRAAARAVFTQPTRQLSTFKPAPRISALQAQKPGSIRSFHQSWRVLAEEDQKRQEASPAEASTSGETVTTEPTPEEQQEIREESVVTPDVVGSAESAAEGAAAEAKDKAQEAVSQAQETASDAAEQTQEKAEEISSQAQESASTITEKVQDAASSAAQTVQNAASSVAETARNQFPPPDGPVQRQGQAPTPSKILYIGNLFFEVTSAQLEAEFSKFGEVVNTRVVQDDRGLSKGFGYVEFARQEHADRATELDQQVFHGRRMAVQFHVRRDNTQPRQARLRSDSRVPAPPSKTLFIGNMSYQMSDRDLNDLFREIKNVLDVRVAIDRRSGQPRGFAHADFIDIESAEKAKQYLEKKEVYGRRLRVDFSQSAQRDKNSE from the exons ATGTTCGCACTTCGCCGCGCCGCTGCGCGAGCAGTCTTCACACAGCCAACTCGGCAACTCTCGACGTTCAAGCCTGCGCCACGTATATCAGCATTGCAAGCGCAAAAGCCAGGATCGATCCGATCGTTCCATCAGTCATGGAGGGTACTCGCAGAGGAAGACCAGAAGCGACAGGAGGCAAGCCCAGCAGAGGCATCGACGAGCGGCGAGACTGTCACCACCGAGCCAACACCTGAGGAGCAACAGGAGATCCGCGAGGAGAGTGTCGTGACACCTGATGTTGTAGGCTCCGCCGAGTCGGCCGCGGAGGGTGCAGCTGCAGAGGCAAAGGACAAGGCTCAGGAGGCCGTTTCACAGGCACAAGAGACTGCCAGCGATGCCGCCGAACAGACACAAGAGAAGGCCGAAGAGATCAGCTCTCAAGCACAAGAGTCTGCCAGCACCATCACTGAGAAGGTGCAAGACGCTGCATCCAGCGCTGCGCAGACCGTCCAGAACGCCGCCTCAAGCGTGGCAGAGACCGCACGCAACCAATTCCCACCACCTGATGGCCCTGTTCAACGTCAGGGACAGGCACCTACCCCAAGCAAGATCCTCTATATCGGCAACCTCTTTTTCGAAGTGACCTCAGCGCAGTTGGAGGCCGAGTTCAGCAAGTTCGGAGAGGTCGTCAACACGCGCGTCGTTCAAGACGACAGAGGATTGAGCAAGGGGTTCGGATACGTCGAGTTCGCTAGACAAGAGCATGCGGACAGAGCGACAGAGTTGGATCAGCAGGTCTTCCACGGCAGGAGAATGGCTGTCCAATTCCACGTCCGCCGCGACAACACTCAGCCACGCCAGGCACGGCTCAGGAGCGACAGCCGTGTCCCCGCACCGCCGTCGAAGACGCTGTTCATCGGCAACATGTCTTATCAGATGAGTGATCGTGATTTGAACG ATCTCTTCAGAGAAATCAAAAACGTGCTCGACGTCCGTGTCGCTATCGACCGCCGCAGTGGCCAGCCACGAGGCTTCGCCCATGCCGACTTCATCGACATCGAGAGCGCAGAGAAGGCCAAGCAGTACCTCGAGAAGAAGGAGGTATACGGCAGACGGCTGCGCGTCGATTTCAGCCAATCCGCGCAGAGAGATAAGAACTCTGAGTAA